In Thermotomaculum hydrothermale, a single genomic region encodes these proteins:
- the panD gene encoding aspartate 1-decarboxylase encodes MLREFLKAKIHRATITRANLDYSGSLTIDEEIMEVAGIREFEKIQVYNVNNGERLETYAIKGKRGSKAFELNGAAARKGMVGDKIIITTFCMLDEKEMEKHKPVLVIMDDNNEIKEVL; translated from the coding sequence GTGTTAAGAGAATTTTTAAAAGCCAAAATTCACAGAGCCACAATTACAAGAGCCAACCTTGATTATAGCGGTTCTCTCACTATTGACGAAGAAATTATGGAAGTTGCTGGAATAAGAGAATTTGAAAAAATCCAGGTTTACAATGTTAATAACGGTGAGAGGCTTGAAACATACGCAATCAAGGGAAAAAGAGGAAGTAAGGCTTTTGAATTAAATGGTGCAGCGGCAAGAAAGGGAATGGTGGGAGATAAGATAATTATTACAACTTTCTGTATGTTAGATGAAAAAGAAATGGAAAAACATAAACCTGTTCTTGTAATAATGGATGATAATAATGAAATAAAAGAGGTACTATAA
- the trxC gene encoding thioredoxin TrxC: MHIVCPFCDTVNNVEIKGGAKDIKCGKCKNSLKDTHPVELNAQNFKKHIEKNDIPVVVDFWAPWCAPCLMMAPQFEEAAKHFPLKVRFAKLNSDNYPEIAGMYGIMGIPTMIVFKNGQELGRISGAMSAPQIIQWINSVIG; this comes from the coding sequence ATGCATATTGTTTGTCCTTTTTGTGATACTGTTAACAATGTTGAAATAAAAGGGGGGGCAAAAGATATTAAATGTGGAAAGTGTAAAAATAGCCTTAAAGACACTCATCCAGTTGAATTAAATGCTCAGAATTTTAAAAAGCATATTGAGAAAAACGACATACCTGTTGTGGTGGATTTTTGGGCTCCCTGGTGTGCCCCATGTTTAATGATGGCTCCTCAATTTGAAGAGGCAGCAAAGCATTTTCCGTTAAAAGTTAGATTTGCTAAACTAAATTCGGATAACTATCCTGAAATTGCAGGAATGTACGGAATAATGGGAATTCCAACAATGATTGTTTTTAAAAATGGGCAGGAGTTGGGAAGAATCTCTGGTGCCATGAGTGCACCTCAGATAATTCAATGGATTAATTCGGTAATAGGATAA
- the msrA gene encoding peptide-methionine (S)-S-oxide reductase MsrA — protein MVKEKAILAAGCFWGVEAYFKRVKGVLDTEVGYCGGHKENPTYEEVCTGETGHAESVLIEFDNKVISYEEILEHFWKIHDPTSLNRQGADIGTQYRSAIFYLNEEQKEKAIKSKEEQEKSGKYKFSIVTKIEPAGKFWPAEEYHQDYLDKNPNGYCHIDLSILEKED, from the coding sequence ATGGTAAAGGAAAAGGCTATTTTAGCAGCAGGTTGTTTCTGGGGTGTTGAGGCATACTTTAAAAGGGTAAAAGGGGTTTTAGATACAGAAGTAGGTTATTGTGGAGGGCATAAAGAGAACCCAACATACGAAGAAGTGTGCACAGGAGAAACAGGTCACGCGGAAAGTGTGTTAATAGAGTTTGATAATAAAGTAATTTCTTATGAAGAAATTTTGGAGCATTTCTGGAAAATTCATGATCCAACTTCTTTAAACAGACAGGGGGCGGATATTGGTACTCAGTACAGAAGTGCAATTTTTTATTTAAATGAAGAGCAAAAAGAAAAGGCTATAAAAAGCAAGGAAGAGCAAGAAAAGTCTGGAAAGTACAAATTTTCAATAGTTACAAAGATTGAGCCTGCGGGGAAATTCTGGCCTGCTGAAGAGTATCATCAGGATTATCTTGATAAAAACCCTAACGGATATTGCCATATAGACCTTTCAATTTTAGAAAAAGAAGATTGA
- the gltX gene encoding glutamate--tRNA ligase: MEKNKEVRVRFAPSPTGYLHIGGARTALFNYVFAKKHNGKFLLRIEDTDTERSKKEYTEQIIRSLEWLGIKHDEKIVYQSERFEVYKKYAERLLNEGKAYRCFCTKEEIEEKKKNNPKWKYNRKCLNLSKEEIEKNLREGKPYTIRLKLPDTEIRFYDYVKGDMKFHSKDFEDFIIVRSNGVPIYQFTVVIDDYEMGITHVIRGDDHLSNTPKQILIYQALGFETPEFAHIPLILGQDKKRLSKRHGATSVEEYRENGFLPEALVNFIALLGWSPGDDREKMSLDEIIKEFSLERINKSPAVFDYKKALWINGKYISEKKNEELLPLVKEVYKKHGIDFTSNPNYLKILELLKTRVKTINEFYEFGLYFFKDPQSYDEKGIKKYFKKENSKKLLEKLIEILENTEPFTEEKLEEVLRSEAEKEELSAAKFIHPLRLAITGFTVSPGIFETAVLIGKENCINRVKKALDFLSQNE, encoded by the coding sequence ATGGAAAAGAATAAAGAAGTAAGGGTAAGGTTTGCCCCTTCCCCCACAGGGTACCTTCACATAGGGGGAGCAAGAACCGCACTATTTAACTATGTTTTTGCAAAGAAACACAATGGAAAATTCCTTTTAAGAATTGAGGATACAGACACTGAAAGGTCAAAAAAAGAATACACTGAACAAATTATAAGAAGCCTTGAATGGCTTGGAATAAAGCACGACGAAAAAATTGTTTATCAATCTGAAAGGTTTGAAGTTTACAAAAAGTATGCAGAAAGATTACTAAACGAAGGTAAAGCTTACAGGTGTTTTTGCACAAAAGAAGAAATTGAAGAAAAAAAGAAAAACAACCCTAAATGGAAATACAACAGAAAATGCCTGAATTTAAGCAAGGAAGAAATTGAGAAAAATTTAAGAGAAGGTAAACCGTATACAATAAGGCTTAAACTCCCGGATACCGAAATAAGATTCTACGACTATGTTAAGGGAGATATGAAATTCCATTCAAAAGACTTTGAAGACTTTATAATTGTTCGATCAAACGGTGTCCCTATTTACCAGTTTACAGTTGTAATAGATGACTATGAGATGGGAATCACCCACGTTATTAGAGGAGATGACCACCTTTCAAATACTCCAAAGCAAATCCTCATATATCAGGCTTTAGGGTTTGAAACGCCAGAATTTGCTCATATTCCCCTAATTTTAGGACAGGATAAGAAAAGGTTAAGTAAAAGGCACGGTGCAACAAGTGTTGAAGAGTATAGAGAAAACGGCTTTCTCCCTGAAGCCCTCGTAAACTTTATTGCACTTTTAGGCTGGTCTCCAGGTGACGACAGGGAAAAAATGTCTCTTGATGAAATTATTAAAGAATTTTCACTTGAAAGAATCAACAAAAGCCCTGCTGTGTTTGATTATAAAAAAGCACTATGGATTAACGGTAAATACATATCTGAAAAGAAAAACGAAGAATTACTCCCGCTTGTAAAAGAAGTTTACAAAAAACATGGAATAGATTTCACCTCCAATCCCAATTATTTGAAAATACTGGAACTTTTAAAAACAAGAGTTAAAACAATAAATGAATTTTACGAATTTGGGCTTTACTTTTTCAAAGACCCGCAAAGTTACGATGAGAAAGGGATAAAAAAGTACTTTAAAAAAGAAAATTCAAAGAAATTACTTGAGAAACTTATTGAAATACTTGAAAATACAGAGCCTTTTACAGAGGAGAAACTTGAGGAAGTTTTAAGAAGTGAGGCAGAAAAAGAAGAGTTATCTGCTGCAAAGTTTATTCATCCTCTAAGGCTCGCAATTACAGGTTTTACAGTAAGCCCTGGTATATTTGAAACAGCTGTACTAATAGGCAAAGAGAATTGTATAAATAGGGTCAAAAAAGCACTTGATTTTTTATCTCAAAATGAATAA
- a CDS encoding metallophosphoesterase, producing MKVAIFSDTHDNLTLFKKGIDYCKKQGIFTIIHAGDIISPFTIRVFGDYSQFNFIGVFGNNDGEMRYLKKLYKTIYYPPHFFEINGKKIALTHNPETLDFDKTDTDIIIYGHTHEKDLRENNEKLIINPGEACGYLTGEPTFAILETDNLEVKILNISQI from the coding sequence ATGAAAGTTGCAATTTTTTCTGACACACACGACAACTTAACCCTATTTAAGAAAGGAATTGATTATTGCAAAAAACAGGGGATTTTTACAATAATTCACGCAGGAGACATAATTTCTCCATTTACAATAAGAGTTTTCGGTGATTATTCACAATTTAATTTCATAGGAGTTTTTGGAAATAACGATGGAGAAATGAGGTATTTGAAAAAACTATATAAAACAATTTACTATCCACCACACTTCTTTGAAATTAACGGTAAAAAAATTGCACTCACCCATAACCCTGAAACACTTGATTTTGACAAAACAGATACAGACATAATTATTTATGGTCATACCCATGAAAAGGATTTGCGTGAAAACAACGAAAAACTTATAATCAACCCTGGAGAAGCGTGCGGATACCTGACTGGTGAACCAACATTTGCTATTTTAGAAACAGATAATTTAGAAGTTAAAATATTAAACATATCTCAAATATAA
- the rsmD gene encoding 16S rRNA (guanine(966)-N(2))-methyltransferase RsmD — MRITGGTKKGMQLKTPKGKDIRPTSSLIREAVFNIVGSDIKGVCFFDLCCGTGIMGIEAISRGAKKAVFVDNARESIDIVRQNLKKTGFDFNTLVVEENVLVFLKNFTKYLKDIDRAIIYIDPPYKNEKLYSAIMKYLNKYLPEKNLLIIIEHRINIDVGLENCELWKVKKYGNKRVSMFTKNNFF; from the coding sequence ATGAGAATTACCGGAGGAACAAAAAAGGGGATGCAATTAAAAACTCCGAAAGGCAAAGATATAAGGCCGACTTCAAGTTTAATAAGAGAGGCGGTTTTTAATATTGTTGGTAGTGATATTAAAGGTGTTTGTTTTTTTGATTTGTGCTGTGGAACAGGCATAATGGGAATTGAGGCTATATCCAGAGGCGCAAAAAAGGCAGTTTTTGTGGATAATGCAAGGGAATCTATTGACATAGTAAGGCAGAACTTAAAAAAGACAGGGTTTGATTTTAATACTTTAGTTGTAGAAGAGAATGTATTAGTTTTTCTGAAAAATTTTACAAAGTATTTAAAGGATATTGATAGAGCGATAATCTATATTGATCCTCCATACAAAAATGAAAAATTGTACTCTGCAATAATGAAATATTTGAATAAATATCTTCCGGAAAAAAATTTGCTGATAATTATCGAACACAGAATTAATATTGATGTGGGGCTTGAAAATTGTGAGTTATGGAAAGTAAAAAAGTATGGAAACAAAAGAGTTTCTATGTTTACAAAGAACAATTTTTTCTGA
- a CDS encoding methyl-accepting chemotaxis protein — MENDFFRIIVVLFSVVGLSPISAFVSKIISKRIVGTYFSGILKEFDDEIQLNFLPEKIIDFKWFLVNLTYVLFYVILFFSIVSLSVTTDILKNNIMDFINGSIDQIEESIEGYYFSNSSPEDLDIYLKTVKFPKGARISFIDRKGKIFGYSFPQKMSSQDVFIKSKVKDLGTLFVYVPIKSFQIFKLILSKGLIFFLIFLLFLGYVVYVQMGKDIKNEFSIIESNVEKLVSKDLQKFKVLYSDDQLVKLNLKIIEAKKSLSLLFTRISFLISHITSDVNNLLSSYDSFSLHSTNQSRNLSATKSQLLFLNEFVTNITSVTSQLSQIAEDFSHVIVKFVAAINEARNETHNLLKITDSITTSITEVNVTHSELEEQTRRILMISDRLNKSIEKVFDFARNLSIENNEAIKKLLTLEKQNIKNKDYLDNTADSLNKFKKYFEEILQKIDLQSEEINKINQIFKIIEDLIDQTNVLALNASLIAVKSGSEDSGFGVIAESIKDLSERLHISMSEMGGIISKGVGNFKVIKEIGMNSKKSLASVENFLDKASKVVEENKNQIKSISKSNDIIFVIIEDAKMMLGELVEDLRNIENFLDSINYDFSEQKKVMDKIFDNAIDLKDVVEVIKVSYEQMSDSTSTFSFTYDKMRNLSVDLNESIVRFKNRLKEILTLLNNIDAGSEGMKEAIINIEFILYSINKAMIALNSIFSTIKLPSSDVENE; from the coding sequence ATGGAAAATGATTTTTTTAGGATAATTGTTGTTTTGTTTTCGGTTGTTGGTCTTTCTCCGATTTCTGCATTTGTAAGTAAAATAATATCAAAGAGAATAGTTGGAACCTATTTTTCCGGGATACTAAAAGAGTTTGATGATGAGATTCAGTTGAATTTTTTACCGGAAAAAATTATTGATTTTAAATGGTTTTTAGTTAATTTAACTTATGTCCTTTTTTATGTCATTCTCTTTTTTAGTATTGTTAGTTTAAGTGTTACTACAGATATTTTGAAAAATAATATAATGGATTTTATAAATGGCTCAATAGACCAAATTGAAGAATCCATAGAAGGGTATTACTTTTCAAATAGCTCTCCTGAAGACCTTGATATTTATTTAAAAACGGTAAAATTTCCTAAAGGGGCAAGAATTTCTTTTATTGATAGAAAAGGGAAAATTTTTGGATATTCCTTTCCTCAAAAAATGTCAAGTCAGGATGTTTTTATTAAATCAAAGGTGAAAGATTTAGGAACACTTTTTGTTTATGTTCCTATAAAATCTTTTCAAATTTTTAAATTAATATTGAGCAAAGGCTTAATTTTCTTTTTGATTTTTTTATTATTTTTAGGGTATGTAGTTTATGTTCAAATGGGTAAAGATATTAAAAATGAATTTAGCATCATAGAAAGTAATGTGGAAAAGCTTGTATCCAAAGATCTGCAAAAATTTAAAGTTCTGTACTCAGATGATCAGTTAGTGAAACTTAATTTAAAGATTATTGAAGCTAAAAAAAGTCTGTCTCTGTTATTCACCAGAATTTCATTCTTAATTTCCCATATTACTTCCGATGTAAATAATCTTCTTTCAAGTTATGATTCTTTTTCTTTACATTCAACAAATCAATCGAGAAATTTGTCTGCAACAAAATCTCAACTACTATTTTTAAATGAGTTTGTTACAAATATAACAAGTGTTACTTCTCAGTTGTCGCAAATTGCGGAAGATTTCTCTCATGTTATTGTCAAATTTGTGGCAGCTATCAATGAAGCAAGGAATGAAACTCATAATTTACTTAAAATTACTGATAGTATTACTACTTCGATTACAGAAGTGAATGTTACTCACAGCGAATTAGAAGAACAAACCAGAAGGATTTTAATGATTAGTGATAGGCTTAACAAGTCTATCGAAAAAGTTTTTGATTTTGCAAGAAACCTGTCAATTGAAAATAATGAGGCAATAAAAAAGCTTTTAACCCTTGAAAAGCAAAATATAAAAAATAAGGATTATTTAGACAACACTGCTGATTCATTAAATAAATTTAAAAAATATTTTGAAGAAATTTTACAAAAGATTGATTTGCAATCTGAGGAAATAAATAAAATAAACCAGATATTTAAAATTATTGAGGATTTGATTGACCAGACTAATGTTTTGGCTTTAAACGCATCTTTAATTGCAGTTAAAAGTGGTAGCGAGGATTCAGGTTTTGGGGTTATTGCTGAGTCGATAAAAGATTTGTCAGAAAGATTGCATATTTCTATGTCTGAAATGGGTGGGATTATTTCAAAAGGAGTTGGTAATTTTAAGGTTATAAAAGAGATAGGAATGAATTCAAAGAAATCTTTAGCATCAGTTGAAAATTTTTTAGATAAGGCATCTAAGGTTGTGGAAGAAAACAAGAATCAGATTAAATCTATTTCAAAGAGTAATGATATTATTTTTGTTATTATTGAAGATGCAAAGATGATGTTAGGGGAACTGGTTGAGGATTTAAGGAATATTGAGAATTTTCTTGATTCTATAAATTATGATTTCTCTGAACAAAAAAAAGTTATGGATAAGATATTTGATAACGCTATTGATTTAAAAGATGTCGTTGAGGTTATCAAGGTTTCATATGAACAGATGTCTGACAGTACTTCAACATTTAGTTTTACATACGATAAAATGAGAAACCTTTCGGTAGATTTAAATGAATCCATTGTCAGATTTAAAAATAGACTTAAGGAGATATTAACTTTATTAAATAATATTGATGCAGGCTCAGAAGGGATGAAAGAAGCTATTATTAATATTGAATTTATTTTATACAGTATTAATAAGGCAATGATTGCATTAAATTCAATATTTTCAACAATAAAATTACCTTCCTCTGATGTAGAAAATGAATAG
- a CDS encoding homocysteine S-methyltransferase family protein yields the protein MNRKEFIQLLFDKILILDGAYGTQLSASIKGINFPEEANIVSPETVLSLHKNYIDAGADIIKTNTFGLFHLFNTGKIDKNYALKLLKSGVEIGVKAAKEKSVFCFASFGPMSDSIFSYSAETLDFFIDFYSTATELALLQGVQGILFETFSDFLELKLAVYSVRKISNSIPVIAQFTLNSNGATIQGVDAKNCGAFLDTIDCDVAGLNCSTGPLDMALNFESFSEYISKPMSASPNAGLPELRNGEVYYPDIKKEFKKALSVFLKNGARIVGSCCGSNPDYTRAIKEEVNKFKGTYVKKNKKDFLVSPDFLVDFENKSFFPIGERLNLLGNKTFKENYLKNFENAIEIEVNRQITAGAKCLDFNVDLIARDDYLTAKRDIIALQNFAKPIISIDTLYLEVMNEVALYSACTPLYNSADLTEKRFNFIAELYKKFGGKIIVLLMSGKKVPKTFEERLKGLELVDMFVEEYEIDKRDIFVDPLALTLGTGVENYHYVEEIIEKSKYKTIVGLSNFSHGLPDRSRLNSFLLTNLIRRGLTASILDISDPNIASVIFNNEAIFEGKGFSLGEKNGLVFKGEFSKWGEYLIKGDIENLTREIISRLEKRDKATFLLEKGLIENMEKIGSYFEKGAIYLPQLLSSAETMKNAFETLKPYLEEELAGENKNKNMDNARILLFTVQNDVHDIGKNIVLTVLKSFGFSVFDGGIDKSPDEIIEEINSTNARVVGLSALMTTSLPYMRETVKKIKESLPEVKVIVGGAVVTKRFAEEIGADGYGKNAFDAVNLVRNLL from the coding sequence ATGAATAGAAAAGAATTTATTCAATTGCTTTTTGATAAAATTCTTATTCTTGACGGTGCTTATGGTACTCAACTATCCGCTTCTATAAAAGGAATAAACTTTCCAGAAGAAGCTAATATAGTGTCTCCTGAAACAGTGTTAAGCCTTCATAAAAATTATATTGATGCAGGGGCAGATATAATCAAAACAAATACTTTTGGGCTATTTCACCTCTTTAATACCGGGAAAATAGACAAAAATTACGCTTTGAAACTCTTAAAATCTGGTGTTGAAATAGGGGTTAAAGCGGCAAAAGAGAAAAGTGTATTTTGTTTTGCCAGCTTTGGTCCTATGAGTGATTCAATATTTAGTTATTCTGCTGAAACTCTGGACTTTTTTATAGATTTTTATTCAACTGCCACTGAACTGGCACTTTTGCAGGGAGTTCAAGGCATACTTTTTGAGACATTTTCAGACTTTCTTGAATTAAAATTGGCGGTTTATTCTGTAAGAAAAATTTCAAATTCTATTCCAGTAATTGCTCAATTTACTCTGAATTCAAACGGGGCAACAATTCAGGGTGTTGATGCGAAAAACTGTGGGGCATTTTTAGATACAATTGACTGTGATGTGGCAGGGTTAAATTGCTCTACCGGGCCTTTAGATATGGCTTTAAACTTTGAATCTTTTTCAGAATATATTTCAAAGCCAATGTCTGCTTCTCCAAATGCAGGGCTTCCAGAATTGAGAAATGGGGAAGTTTATTATCCTGATATTAAAAAAGAATTTAAAAAAGCATTATCTGTATTTTTAAAAAATGGAGCAAGGATTGTTGGAAGTTGTTGTGGTTCAAATCCAGATTATACGAGGGCAATTAAAGAAGAAGTTAATAAATTTAAGGGTACTTATGTCAAGAAAAATAAAAAAGATTTTTTGGTTTCTCCTGATTTTCTTGTAGATTTTGAAAACAAATCATTTTTTCCAATAGGCGAAAGGCTAAATTTACTTGGCAATAAAACATTTAAAGAAAATTACCTGAAAAATTTTGAAAATGCTATTGAAATAGAGGTTAACAGGCAGATAACTGCAGGGGCTAAATGTCTTGATTTTAATGTAGATTTGATTGCCAGAGATGACTATTTAACTGCTAAAAGGGATATAATTGCTCTTCAAAATTTTGCAAAACCTATAATTTCAATTGATACCTTATACCTGGAAGTTATGAATGAGGTTGCTTTGTATTCTGCTTGTACCCCCCTTTACAATTCTGCTGACTTAACGGAAAAGAGGTTTAATTTTATTGCCGAGTTGTATAAAAAATTTGGGGGCAAAATAATAGTACTTCTAATGAGTGGCAAAAAAGTACCTAAAACCTTTGAAGAAAGGCTTAAAGGCCTTGAATTGGTGGATATGTTTGTAGAAGAGTACGAAATTGATAAAAGAGATATTTTTGTCGATCCCCTTGCTTTAACTTTGGGTACAGGGGTTGAAAACTACCATTATGTTGAGGAGATAATTGAAAAATCAAAATATAAAACAATTGTTGGTTTATCTAACTTTTCCCACGGTTTACCTGATAGAAGCAGGCTTAATTCATTTCTTCTAACAAATTTAATTAGAAGGGGCTTAACTGCCTCTATATTAGATATTTCTGACCCAAATATTGCTTCAGTTATTTTTAATAACGAGGCTATTTTTGAAGGGAAAGGTTTTTCTCTGGGAGAAAAGAATGGCTTGGTTTTTAAAGGGGAATTTTCCAAATGGGGCGAGTATCTGATTAAAGGGGATATTGAAAATTTAACCAGAGAGATTATTTCAAGGCTTGAAAAAAGGGATAAAGCCACATTTTTACTTGAAAAAGGGTTAATTGAAAATATGGAAAAAATCGGGAGCTATTTTGAGAAGGGAGCAATTTACCTTCCTCAATTACTCTCTTCAGCAGAAACAATGAAAAACGCTTTTGAGACATTAAAGCCTTATCTTGAAGAAGAGTTAGCCGGGGAAAATAAAAATAAAAACATGGATAATGCAAGAATACTTCTTTTTACTGTTCAAAACGATGTGCATGATATAGGGAAAAATATTGTTTTAACAGTTTTAAAGAGTTTTGGTTTTTCTGTCTTTGATGGTGGTATTGATAAATCTCCTGATGAGATTATTGAGGAAATTAATTCAACAAATGCAAGAGTTGTTGGTTTATCCGCTTTAATGACAACAAGTTTACCTTATATGAGAGAAACAGTAAAAAAAATAAAGGAAAGTCTGCCAGAGGTTAAGGTAATTGTAGGTGGGGCTGTTGTAACGAAAAGGTTTGCAGAGGAAATTGGAGCCGACGGTTATGGAAAAAATGCCTTTGATGCAGTTAACCTTGTAAGGAATCTGTTATGA
- the hemW gene encoding radical SAM family heme chaperone HemW, with product MEIKNNFQGLYVHIPYCIQRCKYCSFYSRTGKIEEDKYLNSLTNHFNFLIEKFDFVPRFETLYFGGGTPSLMSLNFFESFLVNLNRFMDISNFKEITIEANPETLTQDYLKGLKGLGVNRISIGVQSTDDNILKKLNRVHNSKKAVDSVELALRYFNNVSVDFIIGIKGQEEKSVKEIFNFPLLDELKHISVYMLEGDKNIHLKADDDFSALLYKNTIDFLGSKGFYQYEISNFAKNGFQSLHNSLYWTGNNYLGIGVSAHSYKYTKENKKGKRFSELPDYNNFVKSNFKAEVINLEFEDLVKEFFMLGLRMKKGVDRNEFKDKWGVDPFDYFKPVIEKFIEFFIFDGNRISLTIDGFLLSNEIFEEIIF from the coding sequence TTGGAAATAAAGAATAATTTTCAGGGATTGTATGTCCACATCCCGTATTGTATTCAAAGGTGTAAGTATTGCTCTTTTTATTCAAGAACTGGAAAGATAGAAGAGGATAAATACCTTAACTCATTGACAAATCACTTTAATTTTTTGATAGAAAAATTTGATTTTGTTCCACGCTTTGAAACTCTTTACTTTGGAGGAGGTACTCCCTCTTTAATGAGTTTGAACTTTTTTGAGAGCTTTCTCGTAAACTTAAATAGATTTATGGATATTTCAAATTTTAAAGAAATTACAATTGAGGCAAACCCTGAAACATTAACCCAGGATTATTTAAAAGGGTTAAAAGGGCTTGGAGTTAACAGAATAAGTATTGGAGTGCAAAGCACAGATGATAATATTTTAAAAAAGCTAAATAGGGTGCATAACAGTAAGAAAGCAGTGGATTCTGTTGAACTTGCTCTGAGGTATTTTAACAATGTATCTGTTGATTTTATTATTGGGATAAAAGGCCAGGAAGAAAAAAGTGTTAAAGAAATATTTAATTTTCCGTTATTAGATGAACTCAAACATATATCTGTTTATATGCTCGAAGGGGATAAAAATATTCATTTGAAAGCAGATGATGATTTTTCAGCATTGCTATATAAAAACACAATTGATTTTCTTGGAAGTAAAGGCTTTTATCAATATGAAATATCAAATTTTGCAAAAAATGGTTTTCAATCCCTTCACAATTCCCTTTACTGGACTGGAAATAATTACCTTGGGATAGGTGTTTCAGCCCACTCATACAAATATACGAAAGAAAATAAAAAAGGAAAGAGGTTTTCAGAGTTGCCAGATTACAATAATTTTGTAAAAAGCAATTTTAAAGCAGAAGTTATTAATCTGGAATTTGAAGATTTAGTAAAAGAATTTTTTATGCTTGGATTAAGGATGAAAAAAGGGGTGGATAGGAATGAATTTAAAGACAAATGGGGAGTTGATCCGTTTGATTACTTCAAACCTGTTATAGAAAAATTCATTGAGTTTTTTATATTTGATGGGAATAGAATCAGTTTGACAATTGATGGTTTTCTTCTTTCCAATGAGATATTTGAGGAGATTATTTTTTAA
- a CDS encoding LemA family protein, translating to MGGLIFLGVFIFLVFIIVAYFVGVYNRLVSLKNQVPQAFANIDVLLKQRHDEIPKLVETVKGYAKHERETLENVIKARNMYTNANTIDEKLEANNMITAALRQLFALSERYPELKANENFLNLQRRITDIENALADRREMYNFSATAFNTAIEQIPEVFIARMLNYKPFPLFEANEEDRQDVKISFN from the coding sequence ATGGGAGGATTGATATTCTTAGGTGTTTTTATTTTTCTCGTATTTATTATAGTTGCTTATTTTGTTGGAGTATATAATAGGCTTGTATCTTTAAAAAACCAGGTGCCTCAGGCATTTGCAAACATTGATGTTTTATTGAAACAGAGGCATGATGAGATACCTAAACTTGTTGAAACGGTAAAAGGGTATGCTAAGCATGAGAGAGAAACCTTAGAAAATGTTATTAAAGCAAGAAATATGTATACAAATGCAAACACAATTGACGAAAAATTGGAAGCAAACAATATGATTACCGCTGCATTAAGGCAACTCTTTGCACTATCTGAAAGGTATCCAGAATTGAAGGCAAACGAAAACTTTTTAAATCTTCAAAGAAGGATAACTGACATTGAGAATGCACTTGCAGATAGAAGGGAAATGTACAATTTTTCAGCCACTGCGTTTAACACTGCAATAGAGCAAATCCCTGAGGTTTTCATTGCAAGGATGTTAAATTATAAGCCTTTTCCTCTTTTCGAGGCAAATGAAGAGGATAGACAGGATGTTAAGATTTCTTTTAATTAA